In Coraliomargarita parva, the genomic stretch TCTTCCTCGACAACACGGCCTGCAACCTCGCCTCCCTCAACCTGATGAAGTTCCGCACCCCGGACGGCCTCGATATCGAGCGCTTCGCCGCTGCGGCCAAGATCCTCATCATCGCCCAGGAAATCGTGGTCGACCGTTCCTCCTATCCGACCGAGGCCATCACTTACAACAGTCACTGGTTCCGCACCCTCGGCCTGGGCTACGCCAACCTCGGCGCCCTGCTCATGTCCTACGGCTATGCCTACGCCTCCGACGAAGGTCTCGGTCTGGCCAAGGCCATCACCGCCGCCATGACCGGTGTCGCCTACAAGACCTCGGCCGAGCTTTCCGCCCTAAAGGGCCCCTTCCCCGGCTACCGTGACGCTCGCCACTTCGGCGTGGAAAACCCGCCGGAAGCCGACAACGTCAATTCTATGCTGAAGGTCATCGACCTTCACAAGTCGCATGCGGATTCACTGACAACGGAAGTGAACCGGGGTGAGCCTGCCGAACCCCTGGCGCGTTTCGCTCAACAAGCATGGAAGGAAGCTGCCGATCTCGGCAAGCGCTACGGCTACCGTAACGCCCAGGTCACCGTGCTCGCCCCCACCGGCACCATCGGTTTCCTCATGGACTGCGACACCACCGGCGTCGAGCCCGCCATCGGACTCGTGGCCTACAAGACCCTCGCCGGCGGCGGCCTCATGACCCTGCCGATCAAGTCCATCCCGCTCGCACTTGAGACCCTCGGCTACGACCAGCCGACGATCGACAAGATCTGCGCCCACGTGAAGGAATACGGCACCGTCGAAAACATCAAGATGGGTGACAAGATCCGCGAGTCCGGCATCAAGGACGAGCACATCCCCGTCTTCGACTCCGCCTTCAAGTCCGGCATGGGCAAGCGCTACCTGCCCTACACCGCTCACATCGACATGATGTCGGCCGTCCAACCCTTCCTCTCCGGCGCCATCTCGAAGACGGTCAACATGCCCGAGGAAGCCACCGTCAAGGAAATCCGCGAGACCTACATCCACGCCTGGAAGAAAGGCATCAAGGGCATCGCCATCTACCGCGACGGCTCCAAGCGCTCCGCCCCGGTCAAGACCACCAAGGATGAGCCCAAGAAGAAAGGCGCACCGGAAGTCCAGATCGTGACCGAGCCTTACCGCCGCAAGCTGCCCGATACCCGTGAATCCCTCACCCACAAGTTCTCCATCGGCGGTTCCGAAGGCTACATCACCATCGGCAAGTTCGAGGACGGCACACCCGGCGAAGTCTTCATCCAGATGTCCAAGGCCGGCTCCACCATCAACGGCCTCATGGACTGCGTCGGCACCCTCGTCTCGCTCTGCCTCCAATACGGCGTGCCGCTCGAGACCCTGGTCAAGAAGTTCAGCCACGTCCGCTTCGAACCGGAAGGCATGACCAAGAACCCGCACATTCCCTTCGCCAAGTCCGTCATCGACTACGTCGCCCGCGAGCTCGGCATGGAGTTCATCCCCGGCTACAAGGAAAAGATGTCCCCCCTCGCCCAGATGGATGACAGCTTCGAGGAAAAGAACCTCAACGCCACCACCATCGAAAAGGAAGTGCCTAAGCTCGACGAGCAACAGCTTGAGCTGCTCACCCAGAGCGAAGGAAACCTAACCTGCCCGGAGTGTGGAAGCGGCAAAGTTAAAGTTACGGGAACTTGCGCGTGCTGCTTGAACTGTGGAACCTCACTTGGTTGCAGTTAAAAGGTAGCGGCGGCTGTCCTCAGCCGCCATTGCCTAATCTATTTCACAAGGGGCTCCCTCTGGAGCCCCTTTTTGATGAATGCACAGCAAAGCCTGAACCCCGAACCCATTTTAGACGCTGAGCAACGCGAAGTCCCGCACCAGCGGGAACTCCTTCGAGGAAAAGAACCTCAACGCCACCACCATCGAAAAGGAAGTCCCCAAGCTCGATGAACAGCAGTTAGAGCTGCTCACACAGAGCGAAGGCAACCTGACCTGCCCCGAGTGTGGTTCGGGTAAGGTGAAGGTGACTGGAACCTGTGCGTGCTGCTTGAACTGTGGAACCTCACTCGGTTTCAGTTAAAAGGTAGCGGCGGGAGTCCCAGCCGCCATATCCAAGCCATTTCAAAAGGGGCTCCAATTCGGAGCCCCTTTTTTTGCCTAACCGACAATCAAATCTTTATATTTTGCGTTCGCCTCCTTTTATATCCCAAGACTAATCCCCATCTAAGAAGATGTATTGTGACGCACCTTCATCAATTCAACAGAAACTTCTAGTCTCCTCAACCAGGATTCAACAAATTGGTCTTCATCAACATCTTCAGGTATTTTAGAAATAAAACCAAGATACAAGTTTTCTTTAGTATTCACATCGCTAAACCAATAACATACAGCGACGCAGTTGTACTTAGCCGAAATATACCCATCCCTCCACGGGAGTTCATCCATGCCATATTCAGAATAAACTAATTCCTCCCACGCTTCAGAAAAACTGGAACCTGATACTGATCCTGCGAGAGATGTCGTTGCAGCCAGTATGGAAGTAAACCAAGGCGGGATGTCCCGCGATGACTCACGGTGATATTGATTTCCATCAACTTTCAGAACGAGAACTTCATCTACTCGATTTGATCGAACAATTGCCTGTATGAATAATTTTTTATTCTCCCAGGCGTAGGCATAAAAGCCAGGATGCTGTGCCTTTTCATAAGGGGCACCCAAGACATCCTTATACACGCGAATAGAATCCCCTAACTTCAGCCGGTATAAAAAACCAATATCGAAGTCAATAGCTTGAGAGCATGCTGTCATTTGAATGCATGACAGAGCAAACAGGCACAAAAATATTTTTCTCAAAAAAACTTTCATGAGTTAGAAGAATCCGCTTCCGACAATTGTATTCAGAGGATTCCCCAAGGAGAACCCCAATCGTTTTACCCGTGGGCCGATGAAATCTCTAGTATAGTCAAAATCAATCGTTAAGTTTCCATTAAACTTTGGAAGGGCTCAAACGGGGTCGAACGTAGAATTTAAACATTGTCTGGAAATCCCCTTCTCCAAACGTGTTCAATGCTATGAATTGCGAAGCAGCTTAATATGCCCCCACTCTCGTATCAACAACTTGATTCGAATTCAGGACAGTCGGGCTCAATTCTACATTCTACGTTTAACCCTTTGTTATTCCCCATGTGATCTTTTTATTCCTCCGACAGCAAAATATTAATATTTTGCGTTCTACCCTTTTAGCCTCGCCCATTTTTTTTTGCTTTTATTCATATAGTTAGCTTTGATAAGTTGAGTTATGAGTATAGATCCTATGGAGCGATTAAGGGCAGCTTGTCATGAACTTGAGCAAGTGCCTAAACCAAGACATGCGCGATTAAAAGGCGTTAAGCATGCTCGAGCATATTGGGAACTCATCGATAAGGTTTTACCTGCTTACTGCCCGCTGTGGTATCGAGAGCTTACGTGCGAGTATGATATCAGTGGTTTATTATTCGAGTGCCCACTTGTATATGATGCCAACGAATGCTATTTGCTAGGTCCTGATCTGATCTATGAGTTGATAGAATATGGCATGCAGGATTTCTATAGGGATGGTGTTTTTGCCGTAGTCGACTCAAATGATGGGAATAATTTTGTTATGGATCAGGCCGCTAATTTTAACGATCCGGTTTATTTTTTTGAACACAGTGGCACGATACATTCGCCCATTCACGCATGTGTGGATAATTGCACGGTAGAGGAGACCGGTAAAACATTTGTTGAGCTCTTGGAGTATCTAGTAGCTCACCCGTCGTGTTACGAGGCGTGGCTTTAGTGCGGACTAAAAGGGATCGAACGCAAAATTTAAAGATTGGAGTCAGGCCGCTTTCACCAACACTAGTGAATCGACACCCCACCCGACATGCCTCCGCGACACCACCTAACCTCATTGGCACTTGTAAGCCTGGCTCTCTGTTCCGTCGTGCGGGTGGAGGTGATTCTCAGCGATGATTTCGAGGACGCACCGACCGGCGTGCTAGCCCCGGACTACCTCGAGACCCACTGGCAGGCCAACGTGATCAACGGGGCAGACAATAGGGGTCAAACGTAGAATTCAAACATTGCCAGCAAATCCCCTCCTCCTAGCGTGTCTCTATGCCACGCAAGCAGCGCATCGAGTATCCGGGGGCGGTTTACCACGTCATCAGCCGCGGCAATTACCGGAAGGAGCTTTTCCTCTCCGAAAATACAGGCAAGGCCTTCGAGCGCACGATCTTTGAGGCAGCAGAGCGTTGGGGGGCTAAAAGGGGTCAAACGTAGAATTTAAACATTGCCAGCAAATCCCCGCCTCACCTAACGTGCAGACATGCCACGCAAACAGCGCATCGAGTATCCGGGAGCAGTTTACCACATAATCAGCCGCGGCAATTACCGGAAGGAACTTTTCCGCTCCGAAAACACAGGCAAGGCCTTTGAGCGCACGATCTTTGAGGCAACAGAGCGTTGTGGATGGAAACTCCACGCCTATGTCATCATGAGCAATCACTACCACCTAGCGGTCGAAACGCCCGAGCCGAACCTGGTGGATGGCATGAAGTGGCTGCAGAGCACCTTTGCGACGCGATTCAACCGCCTGCGCAAGGAACGCGGCCACGTTTTCCAGGGGCGCTACAAATCGATCCTCATCGGGGAGGACCGTTCACTGCTGGGTTTAGTAGACTATATTCACCTGAATCCGGTGCGGGCCGGTTTGTGTCAGGTCCAGTCTCTCAAGGATTATACCCTCTCCAGCTATCCTAAGTATTTCAAGCAGAAGCCACGCGAAGGACTTTGCCGGACCGACTTCCTTGGCATTCTGGACCTACCTGACAGTTTATCGGGGATACGGCGCTACGCAACGCATCTGGAGCTCAGCGAAGCGCAGGACCCGGAGAAGAAGGAAGCACTCACGAAGCGATATTGTCGCGGTTGGTTTATCGGAGACAAAGAGGCCAAGAAAGCCTTGGCAAAGGACCTGAATGCCAAACATCCGGACGTCGTCTGGGAAGGCTGCGAGCTCAAAGAACTCAAACAGGCGCAATGGGGAGCGGTTCTAGTCAGCGAACTACAAAGACTGAAAAAGGGCTCTAGCGACATCTCAAAGGACGTCAAAGGTGCCGAGTGGAAAGTCCAAATCGCCAAAACGCTTCGAGCGACCACGACAGCCAGCAACCCTTGGATCGCAAAACAGCTGAATATGGGACACCCCTCTCGTATCACTAACTTGATTCGGAAAAGTTGAAGTAGAGTAGAATTCTAGATTCTACGTTTGCCCCCTGATCTCGTCCCACGGTCGTATAAGGCTTGCAGATACCCCGGAAGCCCCTAGGGATCGCAAGTGGTATTCCCAACGCACACCTCGATTTCCTATCCGATCTCAGGCGCAACCTGCGACCAATGCCAGAGAGGGTCAAATCGAATGAACGAAGCCAATAGTGACGCCGGCGCACGCATCTGCTGCAATTGCGGTAAAAACCTTAAAGTCCTGAACAAGGATTTGATCGTAGAATCCGCAGGCATGAAATTCTGCTCCTTTGATTGTGCAGAGCTACGTGGCCACAAGCTAAAGCGCCCGAAAAAGCGGAGCTATCGCTAGCGCATTCTCCCAGTCGCCGATTTATAGCGACAGGTGGCGGTTTCTTCGATAGAACCCTTCCCGCAATGCCCGCAAACGGCGGGCCTTTGCAGTAATACAAGATAAGAAATACATATATGAGCACAGGAACAGTAAAATGGTTCGACGCCGGGAAAGGCTTCGGATTCATCCAGCCGGAAGACGGCGGAAAAGATCTTTTCGTCCACCACTCGGAAATAGAATCGAACGGTTATGCCTCGCTTGAGGAAGGCCAGAAGGTCCAATTTGAAGTCGGCAGCGGCCCCAAGGGTCCATGCGCCACCAAGGTGAAGTCGGCTTAAACACGGCAGATTTTATTCAGCTAAACGATCGACGCGCTCCAATTGACTGGAGCGCGTTTTTTGTGGTTACCGAAGGGGCTCCGAAGGGGCTAAAGGGGTCAAACGCAAAAGATAAAGATCCAACGAAACGGACATCGGGACGACGTCCCTCCACCCCACTCCCGCGAATTCACTATACATTGACCGGAGCATTCCCTAGCTTCCGCGGGATGTATTCCCTCCGACCCTATCAGCAGGCAGGGAACCAAAAGGGGTCGAACGCAAAATTTAAAGATTGGAGTCAGGCCGCTTACACCAACACTAGTGAATCGACACCCCACCCGACATGCCTCCACGACACTCCTTAACCTCATTGGCACTTTTAACTTTAGCTCTCTGTTCCGTCATGCGGGCGGAGGTGATACTCAGCGATGATTTCGAGGGCGCACCGACCGGCGTGCTAGCCCCGGACTACCTCGAGACCCACTGGCAGGCCAACGTGATCAACGGCGTCGCGGAGGGGCGTGTTTCGGTCGTCGAGGAGGACGGCAACCAATTCATTCGCCTCACCTATCCCGAGGGGCAGATCAGCCCGCCCAACAGCGGCGCGCAGTGGAATCGGCTCTTCCGGCATCCGGTGGACGAGGCGGTGGCCGAGTATCGCGTTCGTTTCGACGCCGACTTCGACTGGACCCACGGGGGCAAGCTCCCCGGCCTGACCGGTGGCGTCCAGCCCACCGGCGGTCGGCCGAATCCGAATGGATTCACTTCGCGCTACATGTGGCGCAAGGACGGCAACCTCGTCGTTTACCTCTATCACTCGGAACAAAAGGGGCGTTTCGGCGACGATCTGCCGCTGGGCAAACAACTGCTCATTCCGGCCGGCGGCTGGCACAGCTTACGGCAGCGCGTGAAGCTCAACACCCCCGGCGAGCCCGACGGCGTGCTGCAGGTGTGGGTGGACGGCGAGCTCCTGCTTAACCGTCACGACCTGCGCTGGCGACAGGCCGGAGCGGACTGGGGCATCAACCACTTCTTCTTTAGCAGCTTTCACGGTGGCGGCAGCGATGCCTACCGCCCCGCCCGCACCAACCACATCGACTTCGACGACTTCAAAGTGACACTGACTCGGCTCCCATAGCAGGGGTCAGCTCCCTAGCAGGGGTTAAACGCAAAATATAAAGATCCACTCCCCGACACAACAGCGATCGCAAACCGGACCACAGCACAGAAAGCTAACGCCACATTAAATTTGATTAGACACAGCAGATCGGATTGCCAATTCTTCCGCAAACTATGGCAAAACAAGGTTTAGTGGAAGACATCATGGACGCGGTTAAGGACGTCTGTTACCATCTCCCCTTCTGGGCGGTTCCGGTTATCGCAAGTTTGGGTGCTTTCGGAGCGAACCGGCTTTGCTGGAAAGTGATCGAGCCATTCCGTCAGCAAGCAGGCGAGTCTTTGGATCATTATCCCTTCTACGCAGGCGGTATCGTCTTCCTGCTTCTCATTCTCGCCGGCACCACAGGCTGGTTCGAGCGCAGAAAACATAAGCGCACACTCGCGGAAACGAACTCCCTCGAGCGTCTGCGTGCCCTTTCCTGGCGGGAATTCGAGCATTTGGTGGCCGAAGCCTACCGTGCGGCGGGTTGGCAGGTCCGGACGGGCCCCGGAAACGCGGCAGACGGCGGAATCGACATTGAGGCCCGTTCCCCCTCAGGTGCACGCGTCTTGATCCAGTGCAAACATTGGAAACGCCAGAAGATCGACGTAAAGATCGTACGCGAGATGCTCGGCGTGCTGACACGCGAGGGCACCGACAAGGTCATCGTCATCGGCACAGGCAGCTTCACCAAAGACGCCATCCAGTGGGCCGAAGGACAGCCCATCCAGCTCGTCGACGGCCCCAGCCTGCTCAAGCACCTGCAACAATTCCAAGGGGGCACTGGTGTCCAAATAGGGACATCCACATTCAGCAATGTGTGGCTTTATTAGAAGTCAAGACAGTGCGAGGATTGATGCAAAGTAACTGCTGCACTTGCTCTTCCTCTATACCGTCACATCTAAGCATAGGCAAGACTTCGTCATGGATCAGGCATAATCCATCGTAATCAGCATCCTCAAAGGGTTCCGAACGATGGCGGGTCTTTTCATCCTGGAGATTGTCATAACATATATAGTCATGAGAGATGAGCAGACGGTGGAGCCAGTCTTCAGCAAGGCTGGCAACCATAGCGGCCTTCCGGGCGAGGACTTCCGGTTGGTTGCGGCGTAATCGGTCAATCTCGACCCAGCAGCCACGCGCTAAAATCTCACGCACATAGCTGATATTGTCGGTGTCTCCACAATGCCCGACAATTATTTTACCGAGAGTCGCCCCTGCCGACTGAAGGAGGTCGAGCACCTCGTGGGTATTTCTCCGGGTTGGCGCAGTGTGAACAAAGAGCGGGAGTCCTGTAGCACTCTGAGCCCGCCCAACCGCCTCCAGTAGATATCGGGCAGCTGAAGTCATTTCTTCGACGGCACATTTGAGAATTCCCGGTCGAATCGAACTATCTTCCGCGCCGTATTTGCATTCGTCTACCAAATACGACGCCAGGTCTTCGGCGGGGAAGCGCGAATAGGAAAAATCGTCGTAATAATAGAAACCTGTGGAGGCAACAAGATGGACACCGGAACGCCGCGAGACTTCGGCCAGCAAGCGCAGATCGCGGGTCAGGTTAAGCGGGGTGCCATCCACCACAGTCCGCACGCCATGACGCTGGGCGAGTCGACGAAGTTTGTTGGTAGCGGTCTGAATCACATCTTCCCTGCGGAACCAGCGTTCGCCGAAATAGTGGTAGAGGGAGAGCGAAGAACAGAGAATGTGCTCATGAATCAGAGTCGGGCCCAGATCTTCAGCAGCCACAGGGCCAAGCACCGTTTCGACCTTATATTCAATTTGAGACATCGGCTGTGTTTTCAAAAAGTCGGGCTTACATGACGCTACACAGAGGGAGCGCCACAATCGACTTCTGCCTCTTTTAGGCGGTTAAGGCTATTACGCCTTGTCCAGCGAAAGCACCACAAGGTGCTGATGTTCACGAAGAGTCCGACCGCACAGGTAAAGAGAATCGGCCCGCCATGACTGACTCCCATCGCGATAGCAAAGGTAGCCAGCGACACATCTTTCAGCACAAACAGCAGATGCATCCCCTGGGAGAGACCACCGGTTTTGCCGCTGCTTCGAATCATGAAGATCTGTGCCATACCGCCCTGAAGGTAGATCAGGCTAACCACGACCATCATTGCCGGCATAATGAGCGGGTTCAAATTCTCGAGCGGTCGGCATGAAACCATAATCATGACCGATAAGAGAAAGGCAGCGAAACAGGCCAGAAAGGCAAAGCCCGATACACGACATCGACGGTCCCAGTAAATCTGCAGTAAGATCAGCAGTGCCAGAGCA encodes the following:
- a CDS encoding vitamin B12-dependent ribonucleotide reductase encodes the protein MKDNSSNTDKTPKYTLSIDRCFSDADVHPYDQITWEYRTAEITDEKGKAIFKQENIEVPAVMSDLATKILASKYFYGDIDNGNDPFTGGRESSFKQLVDRVADTITDWGLEDGYFVDAAQAKVFNEELKWLLVNQHAAFNSPVWFNLGLFHKYEVGKDSCKGNFFWDQQHEVVMRAESQYEYPQCSACFIQHVDDNMDSIMELARAEAMLFKFGSGSGTDLSSIRSTREKLSGGGKPSGPLSFLSVYDAVAGVVKSGGKTRRAAKMNTLKAWHPDIEEFINAKQVEERKAWALIEEGYDPSFNGDAYGSIKYQNENLSVRATDDFMQSATTGQKFFTRRVTDGEPCEEKDASYLLDKIAEGTHVCGDPGMQFDDTIHKWHTCKGSGRQNCTNPCSEYLFLDNTACNLASLNLMKFRTPDGLDIERFAAAAKILIIAQEIVVDRSSYPTEAITYNSHWFRTLGLGYANLGALLMSYGYAYASDEGLGLAKAITAAMTGVAYKTSAELSALKGPFPGYRDARHFGVENPPEADNVNSMLKVIDLHKSHADSLTTEVNRGEPAEPLARFAQQAWKEAADLGKRYGYRNAQVTVLAPTGTIGFLMDCDTTGVEPAIGLVAYKTLAGGGLMTLPIKSIPLALETLGYDQPTIDKICAHVKEYGTVENIKMGDKIRESGIKDEHIPVFDSAFKSGMGKRYLPYTAHIDMMSAVQPFLSGAISKTVNMPEEATVKEIRETYIHAWKKGIKGIAIYRDGSKRSAPVKTTKDEPKKKGAPEVQIVTEPYRRKLPDTRESLTHKFSIGGSEGYITIGKFEDGTPGEVFIQMSKAGSTINGLMDCVGTLVSLCLQYGVPLETLVKKFSHVRFEPEGMTKNPHIPFAKSVIDYVARELGMEFIPGYKEKMSPLAQMDDSFEEKNLNATTIEKEVPKLDEQQLELLTQSEGNLTCPECGSGKVKVTGTCACCLNCGTSLGCS
- a CDS encoding transposase is translated as MPRKQRIEYPGAVYHIISRGNYRKELFRSENTGKAFERTIFEATERCGWKLHAYVIMSNHYHLAVETPEPNLVDGMKWLQSTFATRFNRLRKERGHVFQGRYKSILIGEDRSLLGLVDYIHLNPVRAGLCQVQSLKDYTLSSYPKYFKQKPREGLCRTDFLGILDLPDSLSGIRRYATHLELSEAQDPEKKEALTKRYCRGWFIGDKEAKKALAKDLNAKHPDVVWEGCELKELKQAQWGAVLVSELQRLKKGSSDISKDVKGAEWKVQIAKTLRATTTASNPWIAKQLNMGHPSRITNLIRKS
- a CDS encoding restriction endonuclease; protein product: MAKQGLVEDIMDAVKDVCYHLPFWAVPVIASLGAFGANRLCWKVIEPFRQQAGESLDHYPFYAGGIVFLLLILAGTTGWFERRKHKRTLAETNSLERLRALSWREFEHLVAEAYRAAGWQVRTGPGNAADGGIDIEARSPSGARVLIQCKHWKRQKIDVKIVREMLGVLTREGTDKVIVIGTGSFTKDAIQWAEGQPIQLVDGPSLLKHLQQFQGGTGVQIGTSTFSNVWLY
- a CDS encoding cold-shock protein; the protein is MSTGTVKWFDAGKGFGFIQPEDGGKDLFVHHSEIESNGYASLEEGQKVQFEVGSGPKGPCATKVKSA
- a CDS encoding polysaccharide lyase, which gives rise to MPPRHSLTSLALLTLALCSVMRAEVILSDDFEGAPTGVLAPDYLETHWQANVINGVAEGRVSVVEEDGNQFIRLTYPEGQISPPNSGAQWNRLFRHPVDEAVAEYRVRFDADFDWTHGGKLPGLTGGVQPTGGRPNPNGFTSRYMWRKDGNLVVYLYHSEQKGRFGDDLPLGKQLLIPAGGWHSLRQRVKLNTPGEPDGVLQVWVDGELLLNRHDLRWRQAGADWGINHFFFSSFHGGGSDAYRPARTNHIDFDDFKVTLTRLP